The following are from one region of the Plasmodium gaboni strain SY75 chromosome 12, whole genome shotgun sequence genome:
- a CDS encoding putative RNA pseudouridylate synthase: MFLLTHNIQLRIRKYNNSLIIFEKIYRYICDDIKKEIIEHSYSKEKCDNLNLSEECKKHIDFKQKLFYDYVSKENHISTFLKKKEENNLLSYMSHVRDNHGSKLKIKINKKKEKEDEKLDDEKKKKKKKKNEDEEEEEYDDDDEILLNNKNVQVQYMGEYKKWIKKKKNNYPNQEDNKNEDINQYNNQDTNISTHNNNNFISEEKKYNKSDDLCNILQTNNNIMFDIDNDLKNIYIDNSKYFKLDIERNTKKEKMKLNQYCSYNGICSSRFVNNNVQNGLFKVNDKIVYENVEICSGVDKIELTNRGKDLLKNKITIILNKPKHYLSISNDNKSYKKLLVRNLIRNENKYIQEEHKCMSYFIYKNVDIEKVPNLYVCGRLDANSSGLLIFTQNTLSNNYLLYRYKYNIEKEYVIKTYNIITQENMKLLKEHFYVDGKLIYKCHIQYVDNFTLIFKIYQGFHKIIRKMCMFSNIKIKSLHRIRIGNIHLNDLPTGKWRFLMPNEYFF; the protein is encoded by the coding sequence atgtttttattaacaCATAATATACAGTTGAGAATTAGAAAATACAACAACAGtttaattatttttgaaaaaatatatagatacATATGTGATGacataaaaaaagaaattatagAACATAGCTATAGTAAAGAAAAGTgtgataatttaaatttatcAGAAGAATGTAAAAAACATATAGACtttaaacaaaaattattctATGATTATGTATCAAAAGAGAATCATATATCCAcattcttaaaaaaaaaagaagaaaataatttattatcatatatgTCTCATGTGAGGGATAACCATGGAAgtaaattaaaaattaaaataaataaaaagaaagaaaaagaagatgAAAAGTTAGATgacgaaaaaaaaaaaaaaaaaaaaaaaaaaaatgaagacgaagaagaagaagaatatgatgatgatgatgaaattcttttgaataataaaaatgttcAGGTTCAATATATGGgtgaatataaaaaatggattaaaaaaaaaaagaataattatCCTAATCaagaagataataaaaatgaagatattaatcaatataataatcaaGATACAAATATAAGTACACACAACAATAACAATTTTATAAgtgaagaaaaaaaatataataaaagtgaTGATCTATGTAATATTCTACAAACgaacaataatataatgttCGATATTGATAATGATctaaaaaacatatatatagataatagtaaatattttaaattagATATAGAAAGAAATAcaaagaaagaaaaaatgaaattaaatcaatattgttcatataatGGAATATGCAGTTCTCGTTttgttaataataatgttcAGAATGGGTTATTCAAAGTGAATGATAAAATAGTTTATGAAAATGTTGAGATTTGTTCAGGTGTAGATAAAATTGAATTAACAAATAGAGGAAAggatttattaaaaaataaaataacgattattttaaataaacccaaacattatttatctatctctaatgataataaatcttataaaaaattactAGTTCGAAATTTAATaagaaatgaaaataaatatattcaagAAGAACATAAATGTATGagttattttatatataaaaatgtgGATATTGAAAAAGTTCCcaatttatatgtatgtgGTCGTCTAGATGCTAATTCTAGTGGATTATTAATCTTTACACAAAATACATTATctaataattatttattatatagatataaatataatattgaaaaagaatatgttattaaaacatataatataataacacaagaaaatatgaaattattaaaagaacatttttatgttgatggaaaattaatttataaatgtCATATTCAATATGTAGATAATTTTACATTgatttttaaaatttatcaaggttttcataaaattataagaaaaatgtGTATGTTCtcaaatattaaaattaaatcTTTACATAGAATTAGAATTGGAAATATACACTTGAATGATCTTCCCACAGGAAAGTGGAGATTTCTAATGCCCAAcgaatattttttttaa
- a CDS encoding hypothetical protein (conserved Plasmodium protein, unknown function) — translation MFNIFVRNFSKKAGWSWIKNRRGRKKILSISYPPKDRSNIIKLSDDSDKLIFICNGKLRNNFLSTVKNMKETKCIIKNNNITTPCLVISKAKCHTLLELFTYDEILHLEKLSPHILKLFEEAEKRLEENKENCILRKHEALKFRLIK, via the coding sequence ATGTTTAACATTTTTGTAAGAAATTTTTCCAAAAAGGCTGGCTGGTCATGGATAAAAAACAGAAGAGGAAGGAAAAAGATTCTTTCGATAAGCTATCCTCCAAAAGATAGaagtaatattataaagtTATCTGATGATAGtgataaattaatatttatatgtaatggaaaattaagaaataattttttgaGTACTGTAAAAAACATGAAAGAAACAAAATgtatcataaaaaataataatattacaacACCTTGCTTAGTTATATCCAAAGCCAAATGTCATACATTATTGGAACTATTTACATATGATGAAATATTACACTTAGAAAAGCTATCACcacatatattaaagtTATTTGAAGAAGCTGAAAAACGATTAGAAGAAAACAAAGAAAATTGTATATTGAGAAAACATGAAGCTCTTAAATTTAGATTGATAAAATAA